The following is a genomic window from Chryseobacterium sp. StRB126.
ATTGCTTTTGCTACCTTTATAAATGTTTCTAAAGTCGGCTTATATTTTAAAAGAAATAACCTACTAATAGCACTCTGTTGCATTCCAGTTAATTCAGAAATTTCGTTTTGTGTTAGTTTCTTTTGATCGGCAATTTCTTTTAAAAGTAAGACTAACAACTGCCATTGACTATCATTATTTTGTGGTTCAGGAGTGTAATATCTTTCTGAATGTTTTTTCTGTATTTTAAAGTCAGTTTCAAAAAGGATTTCTTCTGAAAACAAATCAGACCATTTAAGATCATAAACTCTTAAATATTCTTTTTTTAAAGTAATAACCTTTCTATTGCTACCACCTTTGTTTTGGAATCTTAATTCTGAACCATCTTTACGAACTATCAAAAATACTTCAGAGTCCCAATCAGTATGATAGTCTTTCGCGTATTTATAATTAATCATTAGGTCATTAAAATCGCGTAAATCAATTTGTATATCATTATCAAATAGAATACTGTACAAGCAATCATGAGTAACTGGCCTATGATACTCGGTATTGTAAAATTGAGTACCCCTTTTAGATTCTATTCTTGTCGCAATAAAAGCGTTGTCTAAAATTCTTTCTAAGTTTTTCATGATATTAAAGTGCTATAAATTGAGAAACAGATTCTTTTGAATATTTTTTATTAAAAAACTCTTTTTTAAAAGATGATTTTTTCAACCATGCATAATAATCGCCTAGCTTTTTTCCAGCTAATTTAATTCTGTCTAATTCGCTTTGTGAACCTGCTTTATTAGTCGCTAGTTTGTCTTTTGATTCTTGAGCTTTTTGCTTTGATTTTAAAGCTTGTTTTTCATAGTAGCTATTAACATTTTGTGCATACTCTTGAATTTTTTCTAATTCAAAAGCAATTACCCAAAGTTGTTTTTCAGAGAAAGTCGTGTTTGTTGAAGCTATTTTAAAAGCTAAAGTTTCTTTTTTATCAGCATTTACTAATACCTGAATGACTTCTGAAATTTGAGAATCTGCTACTTGTTGGCTGAAAGCTGTTACAAAAGTTCCAATTGATGATACTGTTTGAGAATTAGGGTTCATCCCTTGAATGTAGTTGAAGATGTTTTTTACAGTTGTTGACATGGTAGTTATTGCCGTATTTTACTGTTGCCGCCAGGGTATTAATTTAATGAGTTAGTTATTCTCTCATTTTCTTATTACAAATATAGTACAAATTTGTACTATTATCCAAATTTAAATGAAAAAAAGTTTTATAAAAATCGCAATTTATTTCAATTCTAAATAATTAGGCTAATCAATAAAAAATGTTAGTAAATACTTTAAAAAAAGTTATATGAGGTTTAAAACTAAACATTCGTTTTTGTAACTTTACTATAAAGAAGCTGGGAATGAAGGAGATAAAGTCTAAGAAGTGCGCAGTATGTGGGGATGAATTTATACCATTTAGGTCAACTCAGAAAGTATGTGGAATGAGCTGCGCAATTTCTTTAGGCAAATCAAATATTCAAAAGCAAAACGCTAAAGCTTGGCAGAAAGAGAAGAAGATCAGGAAGGAGAAGTTAAAGACTCACAGGGATTATTTAAACGATTTACAGAAAATATTTAACGAGTTTATCAGAGTTAGAGATAAGGGTAAGCCGTGTGTGAGTTGTGGGTGTATAGTTAATGGAAATGGACACGCCAGCCACTTTTTTGCAGTGGGTTCACATCCTAATGTGAGGTTTAATGAAGACAATGTTCATGTTAGTTGTGTTGAGTGTAATTTACATAGACATGGGAATCTAGCTGAGTATTCTTTAAGGCTTCCAAAGCGAATAGGACAAGAAAGATTTGATATGCTTGTTATAAAGGCTAAACAGTCGTTGTTAAAGCTGTCAATTCCAGAGATAAAAGAAAAGATTGAGTATTACCGTAAAAGGATTAAAGAACTAAAAACAAAATAATATGGGAGTAGATTATTACGCACATTCAGGTATAGGGTTCATGGTTAGAACACCAAAGGAATTTGAAGGTGAAGGAGAATTTGATTTTTTTGGGTATCTAGACGAAGTTCTCCAAGATTCAGGATATGTGTTTTTTGAAACAGGAGAGGGGGCTTACACAGGAGAGGGTAATGACTATTACGTAGCACTGTCTGAATTTCGTCCTGTTAATAATTTGGCCGAAAGAGCTAATGATTTGAAAAACTATTTAATTGAACATGACTTGATCGATCCTACAGATGATTATGATCTTGTAGGAGGTTTGGAAGTGTGCTAGATATTATTAATTGTTGTTGAATTACCAAGCACAGATGATGAGTGCAGAAGGGGTGGATAGTTGGTTGATGAAGGAGGGTGCTTGGTGTTTTTTTAGACTAAGAGTTCTATTTAAATATTGGTTAGCGTTCCATGGGTTAAATGCCTTCAAAAACGCAAACGTGATGCTAGCATAATGGCAATGCTTGTGAGAAACTCAAAACTCTGATAAAGCAAGGGTGATTCAGGTTCAAGTCCTGGCTTTTCCACTAAAATTTTTAAATATGGTGTTGAACGAAAAAGAAGTTGAAGATTTAATTGGCAAACTCAAAGAGAATCCAAAGTTGTATCTGTACGACTATCAGCTGACAGATTTAGTTAGGTATCTTTTAATTAAAATTGAGAAATTGGAGAAAGAAAAAGAAGGGTGAAAACCCCATCGTTCTTTTTTAAATGCCTCGAATTCGAGGGAGATTGATTTAATGCAGTAGGAACTATTTTTTTCATATTAATATTTTGTGATTTGGTGTCCCGCTGCTGTAATAGGTAGCGGGGTTTTTAATTTAGGGAGTATGGAGAAAGAAATTAAAATATTTGCGATAAAATGCAGTGGAAAAACATTCAATAATACTCATATTGGCTTTGTTTATGGTTGTGAGGGTGCTATTAAGAGATACTATAGTAAAATAAACACGAGAAATAAAGATGTACAATTCCATGTATACAAATATGAAGCAAGGTTAATAACTAACGAAGATGTTAATAAATTAAACTAATATTCTATGGCATGTAAATGTAAAGACATATACTTTGGATCTATAGAGAATTTCCTCCAGCAAATAATGGTTGACATTCCTCCACACATGGAAGGTTATAAACAATCAAGGTTAAAGGAGGGATTATCTGACAAAATAAGTATTGATCCATGCATCATAGATGAAATTAAAGAACTATGGAGGCTAGGTATTACAACATACGGTAGCTGTTGTGGGCATAACAAAGCAGAGTCATTCGTAAATGTAGATGAAAAGGATATTGTAAAAATGTTGAGTATTGGATATGTTCAAAACCATCCGGATAAAAGTAGGAAAGACACATTTAGATTAAAATCAGCATAAAGAATGGCAGAGGGAGTTACAGGGAGTGCGGTGAATGAATAAACAAAAAGAAATGGCAAAGAAGAAGATTGAAGATAATGAAGGGAGAATGCCGGACGGAAAGTTTGCGGAGGGAAATGCTATTTCTATAGGCAACGAAGGGGGACGACCATTAAAGTTTGCTAATCCTGCTGAATTAGAGCCTTTATTACATGGATATTTCGAATGGGCAGATCAAAACCCATGGATAAAGAATGATGTAGTAAAAGGAGGGGAGTTTGCAGGAACACCTTTACAAATTCCTACTCAGCGTCCATATACTTTAATTGCGTTATGTCATTACCTTGGAATATCTCTTAATGCTTGGAAAGACTATGAAGCAAGGGCGGAGTTTATTACAGTCACAACATGGGCGAGGGAAAAAATAAACAATCAACAGGTAGAGGGAGCTATGGTTGGTGCATTCAATGCCAATTTAACAGCTAGACTTCAAGGTATATCCGATAAGCAAGAACAAACAGTCAAAAGTGAAATTAAAATCACCGATCCACCTAAATGGGTTGTTGTTGATGCTAGCAAGAAATGAATGTCTTAAAAGAATATTACCCTTTATACACTGAAGATTATTTCATTGCAGATTTATGGGGAGGAAGAGCCGGGGCTAGATCATATGCAATGTCGCAAAGAGCCTTATATAATCTTCTTCATAAAGAGAATTCAAGGGCTTTTTTTTTAAGACAAACACACGCTACTATTTACACCTCATGTTGGCAGGATCTTAAAGATAGAATTGATGAGTATGAAAAGCAACATGGAATTAGTCTCAATGGAATAATTAGTTACTCAGACAATAAGTCAGGTGAGAATTACGCAGAAAACCT
Proteins encoded in this region:
- a CDS encoding helix-turn-helix domain-containing protein, with product MKNLERILDNAFIATRIESKRGTQFYNTEYHRPVTHDCLYSILFDNDIQIDLRDFNDLMINYKYAKDYHTDWDSEVFLIVRKDGSELRFQNKGGSNRKVITLKKEYLRVYDLKWSDLFSEEILFETDFKIQKKHSERYYTPEPQNNDSQWQLLVLLLKEIADQKKLTQNEISELTGMQQSAISRLFLLKYKPTLETFIKVAKAIKVNFFFEDKENKSDLNLAFEKAMTELGRRPDNLSKN
- a CDS encoding recombination protein NinG gives rise to the protein MKEIKSKKCAVCGDEFIPFRSTQKVCGMSCAISLGKSNIQKQNAKAWQKEKKIRKEKLKTHRDYLNDLQKIFNEFIRVRDKGKPCVSCGCIVNGNGHASHFFAVGSHPNVRFNEDNVHVSCVECNLHRHGNLAEYSLRLPKRIGQERFDMLVIKAKQSLLKLSIPEIKEKIEYYRKRIKELKTK
- a CDS encoding terminase small subunit; translated protein: MAKKKIEDNEGRMPDGKFAEGNAISIGNEGGRPLKFANPAELEPLLHGYFEWADQNPWIKNDVVKGGEFAGTPLQIPTQRPYTLIALCHYLGISLNAWKDYEARAEFITVTTWAREKINNQQVEGAMVGAFNANLTARLQGISDKQEQTVKSEIKITDPPKWVVVDASKK